AGAAACAGATTATTCCGGCGCTTCGACCATAGCTAATCGTATCTATGCCGCGATTAACCAGCAGGCTTTTGAATTGCCGGAGAATCCAGGGACTCGGGTTACCGCGTCGTTAGGAATGTGCAGTCTGAATCCCAATTCTCCCTATCCGGCTTTAGATGTGTTTGTCCATTATGCAGATCAGGCTTTGTATTGCTGCAAACAGGAGGGGAGAAACGGCATCTGCCGTTACGACCCGGCAAGTCATTCAATAAATAAAATAGCGCCCGCAGCATTCCAGCCATACATAACTCGATCTAAAACAAATTGAAGCAGCAAAGGATTCTGTCGCATGATTTCTCACTTTTCTCTAGCTGACCTTCACCAAATTGTTGATGCTCTCACAGCCGCTCTTGACGCAAAAAATGACTATACCTGCGGGCATTCCTGCCGAGTAGCCGGTTTATGCCAAGCTATCGCTCAACAGTTACGACTTTCAATAGCAGAGCAGCAATCGCTCGATATCGCCGCCCACCTCCATGATATCGGCAAGATTGGCATACCAGACTCGGTGCTGTTAAAGCCAGGCCGATTGACACCGGAGGAATTTGCGATCATTAAAACGCATCCAGTCATCGGCTTTTCGATTGTTAACAAAGTAACCTTGCTGGCTGAAGTGGCGCAAATCATTTTGCATCACCACGAAAGAATGGATGGACAGGGATACCCGGGATGTTTAGTTGGCGATGCTATTCCTCTTGGCTCACGTATTATTGCCGTCTGTGATGCGTTCGATGCCATGACTAGCAATCGCTCTTATCGAACCTGCATTTCCGGAGAGCAGGCACTGGCTGAATTGTGGCGGTGTGCGGGAACCCAGTTCGATCCGAATATTGTAACCGCCTTTAGTCAAATGTTGAAAAGTTCGTCATTTGCCAGTTTCGTCGCTGTCACTAATTAAGATGAACTTATTTTTTTCCTCATCTATTGAGAATGGATTTCATTCTCTTGTTTAAAGAAAGTACAGGAGGTAGATTTGATGCGAACAACATTAAACCAACTTGCCCCCGGTGAGACCGGCATTGTCGCCAAGGTGCGGGGCGGTGGTTCCATTCAACGGAGAATTATCGATATGGGAGTGGTGGCCGGTACACCGATTGAGATGCTAAAGTTTGCTCCTCTCGGCGACCCGGTGGAGGTCAGAGTAAAAGGCTTTAATCTCTCGCTGCGCAAGGCAGAAGCCGAATTCATTGAACTGGATATTCCAGTGAAGGAGGAGCATCATGCCATTAAGTCTGATGAAAACCGGTGAGCACTGCCGGGTCTCTGCAGTCCAGGGACCAGCTGATGTATCCAGACGGTTAACGAATTTAGGATTTACCGCCGGCGAACCAGTGACAGTCGTAGGCAAATGCGGTTCAGCAGTTATTGTTTGTGTACGCGATTGCCGCATCGCGCTCGATAGCGGCGCTGCATGCTGCATCTGCGTCAGTGAACTAAATTGAGAAATGAAACGGAGGATCAAGATGAAAGCTACACATCGCTGGACAGTCGCCTTAGCAGGCAACCCGAACTCGGGTAAATCCACTGTCTTTAATAACTTAACCGGCTCAAGCCAACATGTAGGCAACTATCCCGGTGTAACCGTGGAAAAACGCGAGGGCTTTGCCGGCAGTGATAATAAGGAATTCCGCATTGTCGACTTGCCGGGAACCTATAGTCTGACCGCTTACTCAGAAGACGAAGTGGTTGCCAGACGTTTTATTGTCGAAGAAAAACCGGATGTCGTTGCCAATATTATCGATGCATCCAACCTGGAGCGGAACCTTTATCTCACCGCTCAGCTGCTTGAACTGGAACAGCCGACAGTACTAGTGTTAAATATGATCGACGTCGCTAGCGGACGCGGTTACTCGATTAATAACAAGGCCCTGGAAGAAGTCTTCGCCTCACCGGTTGTCCGGACAGTCGGCAGCCGTAATCAAGGCACGAAAGAAATACTAGCCGCGTGTGCCGCATCGGCCGGACAGCAACACCAATCCTGGCGGATTGACTACGGCAACCTTGAATCTGCGATCGAACAACTCAGCCACGAACTCACCGCCAACGGCGAAGGCTTGCGATTTCCGGTTCGTTGGCTGGCAATCAAGCTGCTCGAAAACGATGAAGAAATACTGCGTCTGATACGCGACCTTAGCGCTGGGCAAACAATCATTCATCGGGCAGCCAAACTTCGGCAAGAGCTCCAGACAAAAAATGACGAAGACCCGGAGCTGACCATTGCTGACCGCCGTTATCAGTTTGTCGGCAAAGTCCTCAGCCGGATTCTCACCGTCCAGTCAGATAAAAACCAAACTACCTCTGACAAAATTGATAAAGTCTTAACAAACCGGATATTTGGTTTGCCAATCTTTTTCGCTCTCATGTGGCTTCTTTTTAATCTCGTATTTACGTTGGCCGAAGCTCCCCAGTCATGGCTGGAAGACGGCGCAGCGGCTCTAGGAACCTGGGTTGGCGCACATATGGCAGAAGGTGATTTACGTTCTTTGCTTGTCGATGGCATCATTGGCGGCGTTGGCGGCGTAATAGTCTTTTTACCGCAAATATTGCTATTATTCTTTGGTATTGCCTTGCTCGAGGGAAGCGGCTATATGGCCAGAGCTGCCTTCATCATGGATAGAGTGCTACGCTCTGTTGGTCTGCATGGTAAATCATTCATTCCGATGTTGTTAGGCTTTGGCTGCACGGTGCCGGCGGTAATGGCAACAAGGACGCTCGAAAACCCGCGGGACCGCTTAGTCACCATCCTGGTTTCCCCGTTCATGAGCTGCAGCGCTCGTCTGCCTGTATATACAGTGCTGATTTCCGCCTTTTTTAGCAAGGAATCTGCTGGCAGCGTTTTGTTTTCCATCTATGTTCTCGGCATTGTCATCGCAGTACTCATGGCTCGTATTTTCCGCAGCTTTCTCTTTAAGGGCGCTGTCGAACCGTTTGTCATGGAGCTGCCACCTTATCACCTGCCGACCTTGCGCAGTGTGCTGATACAGATGTGGGAACGCGGAGTTCTCTATTTGCGGAAAGCCGGTACAATTATTCTCGCCGTCTCAGTGCTGATCTGGTTTTTAACCAATTATCCCAGCGAAGTACAGTACAGCAAAGATTACGACACTCTAATTACCCAGTCGCAGACTCTGTTTGAAGAACAGGCTGCCAAGGAAATTGCTCCCGCTCTCCAAGTTGAGAACATCGAACAACACCAGGACTTTATGGCTTTGCTAGAAAAAGCGCAAGCAATTGATGAAGACTTTGAAAAGCAAACAGCAGAACTTGAGTCTGACAGTCCTGAATTTGCCGCCATTGAATTGGCGAAAGAAGAGCAGTTTGCCGCATTAAAGGCAGAAAACGAAAAACTCTTTAGCCTCGCAGAGCGTTATCAGGAGCTCAAAGCAACCGCAGAAGACGAAGTAGCGGCTCTTGAGCAAGAGCAAGCAGCAGAGAAGCTCGTCGCCAGTTATGCTGGCCGTATTGGTCAAGCCATCGAGCCATTAGTCAAACCCCTAGGCTTTGATTGGAAAATCAGCATTGGTCTCTTTGCTGGAGTTGCCGCCAAAGAAGTGCTGGTAAGCACGTTAGGAACCATCTATAGCGTCGGCGAAGCGGATGAAACATCTGTCGCCCTGCAGGAAGCCTTGGTTGCCGACCCGGTGTTTAGTCCTCTGGTAGCCTACACGCTAATGGTGTTTGTGCTGTTATACTCACCTTGCTTTGCTGCCCTTGCCGTTATTCGGCGGGAAACGAATTCCTGGAAATGGTCTTTGTTCACCATGGTATATACGATCGTTGTCGCCTGGGTAGTCAGCTTCCTGGTCTACACCATCGGCGGTTTACTAGGATTCTAGCATTTAGTTTAGTGTTTAGTTTTTAGAAAGTCTGCTTTGCGGCTTGTGTCCCTCGTGGGCCTCGCGCTATCGTACTTCTTCTCGTACTACTTCGTGTACTTTTGAAACCGTAACCCCGGCATCTTCGCAAACTTATAATTGCCGGTAGTTAAAATAATAGGAGGAATTATCATGAAAAAAGCTGCATTGTCATCACTGCTTACTGCACTGGTTATTACTGCAACCGCTACTACTGCTTTGGCGGCTGAAGCGGCAGACAATAGAACTCTCTCCGTCTCTGGTGAAGCAACACTGCAGTGGGAAAGAGTAAAACCCAAAGCTGATCCTGACAGCCACACTGGCGAGCAAACATTTATCCTCAACTTCAGCCAGCCACTGTCAGATAACGTATCTGCATACGCACGATTTGCTTACCGGAATTTTGGCGGCGATAATATAGATGATTCCATCCACGAAGTTGACCAATTCGGCCTGATCTATGAAGCTCCTGGCGGCACGCTGACTCTCGGTTCGCAAGAGGCAGAGCTCGGAACACTCTCCGGTCTGGCCGATCTGACTGAAGTTGGACGGGATAACATGTTTCGCGGCGCAACCTGGGCCAGTGAAAGTGAACAAAAAAATCTCAAGCTATTAGTTGGCAAAGTCGATAAAAACTTGCTTGAGACCAATAACAACAAAACAGTAACAGGTCTCGAAGTTAGCAAAGTCTTCGGCGACGTGACAGTATCTGGCGAATATCTGCATGTAAGCAATAATCCCAGCGTCAACTCAGTTTACGGGTTAGGACTAAAAACCGCTGTGGACAAATGGGAGTTCGCCTTTGAAGGGCTGCGCTCTTCAGCTGACCAAGCTGCCTCCGGGATGCTGGCCGGCGTAACCTACGCGGCAACGGAAAAAGAAACCATCAGCGCAACCTACCGCAATCTCAAAGCCAATTCGGTCGTCACCGGCCTGGCTACCTACGACGCCAATACGAAAGGTATAGAACTGGCCTGGGAAAAGAGTCTCACTGATCGTTGGAGCGTTAAGCTCAGCCACGAATGGGCAAAGACCATTGACACACAGAATAAAGAGCGAATCGCCGCAATCGAAACTACATATACGTTTTAATATGAAAACACCGCAAGCGCCGAACTAACGCTTGCGGTGTTTTATTTACTAGGTTCAACCAGTGCCTGTCGCTACCTCGTCCTCCAGCAAAGCGACAATCGAAAGATCCCGTCTTCTCTCTAAGTCGATGCTCATGCCATTCCTCATTTGAACCACAGGCCGCGATGCTAAGACATCGTTGAGCATTACCACACGGGCTATATTGCCATCATTTAGCTCTACCAACGCGCCGACAAGGTGCTGACTGAGGCGCGAAGTGAAGGTCAGACAAAGTTGCGGATCTAGCTTCCCATACATTTCGCCCAAAATTGTCTCTACCGCCGTAAATGGCGGCAATTTCCGCCTGTATGCCCTATCGCTGGTCATTGCATCATAAAGGTCAGCAATGGCGATAATTTTACCGTACTCGCTGATATTGGTGCAATGCAGACCTAACGGGTAGCCACTGCCGTCATCGCGTTCATGGTGCTGCAGGATGGCAAGTTTAACTGCAATTGAAACGCCATCTGAGCGATCGATCAATTGATATCCTTGTAGCGAGTGCCTGCGCATAATATCTATTTCTTCGTCTGTTAGCTTGGCTGGTTTATCCAAAATACTCTTAGAAATAAAGGCTTTGCCAACATCGTGCAACAGTCCGGCGAGCATGATATCCTGCAGTTCTTGGCCCTTATAGCCTAACCATTTACCCAGAAGGCCAGCAATAATTGATACGTTCAGTGAGTGCCTGTACGTATACTCGCTGTGTCCTTTGACTCGATGCAGACTATTCACCACACCAGGGATATCAATCATGATTTCTATATATTTCCCGACTAATTCTTTGCATTCATCAACTGGAACCTCATGAAATAATCTCACCTTCTCAAAGGTCTGACTAATGATCTCCAGAGTTTCAGTATAAACTTCGCTAAGAACCGGTTTCTCCAACCAATTCTTTTTCGGCACGACTACATCCACTAGTGGGACCCGCCACGACCGTAAATATCGAATCATGTCGCCGGTCAGCATCGTGCCTTGCTCTAATAGAACCTGTCCGTCACCAGAAAGAACCGGTTGTGAAACAACCATTCCCGCAATAAGTTTATCAATCTGTATAGTTCGGTGGCTCACAAGCAGTCCCCCTCCAGCGCTGCAAACATAACGATGGATGTGTCACTATTCTTTCTTTACCGCTTTTACCTTCTTTCGCCATTATTTTTCAAATTCCTCCATAATTAACCAGTACAAAAGTCCTAAAAGTCTCATTATTCTTTCATTGAGTAAAAAGAAACAGGAAGAATACCCTGACGGCTTCTTCCTGTTTCTTTTTACTATTGCCTGTAATAGATTACTCAAACGTTCCCTTCTTGATGACTACGCCATTTTCCATCATCCTAACACCCTTAGCAAAAACCATGTCAACGTCCAGCTTATCATTTAGCACAACTAGGTCTGCATGGCTGTCAATCGCAATGGCTCCCTTCAGTGGATACAGACCGAGCAAAGCTGCAGTATTTGTAGAAACCGTATGTAATGCCCGGGTCAGGTCAAGGCCATCCTGCAACACCAGATCCTTAAATTCTTTATGAATCGAGTCAAGAGTAGTGACCAGGAGGCGCTCTACTTTCCCTGCCTCGTTGTACACAGCCATGCTACCGTTACCGTCAGAGCTCATGGTTATCCGGTTGAGCGGAACTCCCTTATCCAGGCATTCGATCACAGCCCGACTGGGTTTGACCGTTCCGGTAAATCCATTTTGCGGACTGACGCCTGCCGTCATATCAATATAGCCGCCAAGCTTGGCAAACTCCATTGCCTCGTCCAGCAACTCCCGTTTCCGATTAATATGAGTCGGGTAAAAATGCCGAGCGGGAATTTCACTGGTTTCGACGGCTTCAACGATCTTACTCAGACCATCTTTACCGCTGCCCATATGGAAGTGGGCGATCCCTGGCTTACCGCTGAGCATGCCGCCGAGGCGGGCTTCAGTCGCCAATCGTTTTAGTTCCTGGACTGTGGGTTCGGAGGAACGGTGATCAGACACCGCCACCTCGCCAACGCCGACGATTTTATCAATGATAATGATATCGCGTCTAACACTGCCGGTTATGTTCAAAGGCGGCAGTTCATACGAGCCTGTGAACATATAGGTTGTAACGCCCTCGGTCTCCAGTCCTCTGGCCTTGGCTAGCAGTGACTCCAAATGTCTTGTCGTGCCATCAGTTCCCAGGACTCCCACCAGGGTCGTAATGCCTGAGCTAATTATCCCTGACAGCATGATTTCAGGAACCCGGCTGTAAAAGCCCGCCTCACCACCGCCGCCGATCATGTGAACATGTGGATCAATGAACCCCGGAACAACCTTTCTGCCTTCAACGTCGATAAATTCAACCTGAAATACGCCGCTGCAAATGTCAATCCGGGGCGCGATTCTGGCAATCCTGTCCCCGATAATCAGTATGTCATTATGGCCTATATGCTCTGGCGTATAGACGTCACAGTTTTTTAACAGAGTGAACAACATCAGCCTAGCCTCCCTAAAACCAAAGAATACGTAACCGCGGAGTATGCAGAGCCTAATCCCTAAAAGAACATCATCAAAGCCTTCATTACCCACATGCAAAGCAGTGAATTGATTACACAAATGAGAGTAATCCCTGTGTAGTATTTTGTATCAACTTCCGCCGTTCCCAGGCAGCGACCTACATTTTGCACCGGATTGCCCATGATGTAAATTGCCGGCAGCAAAGCGGTAACATCTGCCGGAGTTAATATTCCTGTTGTGTACAGACTGGCAGCAACGCCAACACCGCCGCCCATGCTCATAAAGGCCGCTACCAGCACTGTTGCCGCCTGGCCAGGCATACCCCAAAGCGCCATGATGGGGCCAAATGCCCTGCCGATGAGATCCAACAGACCTGATACCTGCAATGCCTTAATAAAGATAAACGCCATCACCACATTGGGCAGTAAGTTTGTGGTGGCAATGTTGAAGCCACGCCGGGCTCCATCGACAAACATATCGAGTACATTCTTCTTGACAGTTACATTTGTTGTTGACATAGTCGCCACCTCCTATTTCCCTACCCCTATGGTATTTACTGTCTCACGCTTCTGCATGGCCTTAATGTAGAACCGAACCATATTTGCGCCCAGTATTTTAAAGAAAAACATCATCACTAATGGCAACAGAATGGGCACAGTGATGAAGCCAAACAGAGCAACGCCAGAAGAGAAGTAGTTAGTAACCGTCGCACTGGCGCTGATTTGATAAGTTGCGAAGATGGTGCGCTCGTTGTCAGTGATCTCGCCGCGCTCCACCAATTCCTTGATCATGCCTGCACCAGCATCAGTGCTTTGAAGGTTGGCGATTAGCGCCAGACCGCAGACCCCGGGAATACCCAGTAGCGGCTTTAGCAACGGAGTCATCAATTTCTGCGCTACCCGCAATCCGCCCAGACCGTCGACAACAGCGATAACGCCCAGCGCGAAGATGACTGGAGGCATCAGTTCCAGCGAAAACATAAAGCCATCGCGCGCCCCACCGCCACCGGTTCCGCGGAAAGTAAATATCTTGCCAGCCTCGCCGGTAATCTTTCCATATGCACCATTAAGTACACTAAAGTCCAGAACCTGTGTCCAGTCTTTGGCTGAGGCAAATACGCCTGAGAAAAATACAATAGCAAATAAAAATGCTGCATAACTTACCCAACTAATTTGAGTGGATTGAGTTTCCTTTCCCTGCATAAAATCTCATCTCCCTTTATGATCTTGTCTCCCAGATCTCCCAGCCGGTTAGGTCCAAACAAAAAAACAACCACCTCCATTGGAACAATGTCCGGCGGAACAGTATCTCGCAGCATCATTGTACTACCATATTTGCCCATATTCAATAACATCTTGTCAACATAATCGGACAAATCCGCTCCCCACTCATAGAGGATGGCCTCTAGAAGACAGTTTCCCATCGGAAAATTCGCTATGTCGAGAGCCTAGCGTTCCAATTGCGAAGCAGCTCCCGACAGTTACAGGAATTTTCACAGTGCAAACGAATATACAAAGACAAACGGCCGTCATCGAATACGATAAACCCGGCAGTTCATTATTTATAACAACAAGCGACAGGAACACATACTTGTCAGATGTGTTCCTGTCGCTTGTTGTCTAAGCTATTGAAGCCGCTGCTACGCATTTCTTTTATTTGTATTTAGTTTTCCCTTTTCAATTGGCGTAAACTTGGTTCCGGCGGAATCCTGCTCTTTTTTCTTTCTTCGGTCTTGGGATAACTGGGAGTTGCGTCTAGAGATAGACAACACTTTTTGAACCGGAATTATTCTATTAATCATCATATCCATAGTATCATCCTCCTTAGAAAATATCCCTCATTATAGTATCGTTAGAAACCGTCATAATCTTTAGTTTAATCCCACCGTGTTTAGAACAAGGATGTTTTTCGCGATTCTTTTTTTGCAGGATTAGCCTCGCTGCAGAGCGAACCCTCATTTAGACATATAATGCGGGTTAACTTGAATGGAGGATCTTTCGTGAAAAAGCTGTTAACTATCTGCTTAGTCATTACCGCAACATTTGTACTTGCCGCCTGCTCGGTAAACAAGAACGACACGACTGTGCAAAAGCCTGAGCAACTACAGACGATTACCCTGGGAATTCTGCCAGACGTTGATTCGATTCCGTTTATTATCGCCCAAGAGAAGGGATTCTTTCGCGAACAGGGACTAACAGTCAAGCTACAGTCGTTTAAAAGCGCCATGGACCGCGATAGCGCCCTGCAAAGCGGCAATCTGGACGGCGCGGTTTCTGACATATTAGCTGCAGCGTTTGCTAAAGAAGGCGGTTTTAGCACAGTCATTACTTCACTAACCAACGGCAGCTACAAATTGATTATCCACAAAGATGTCAGCGCCGCCTCAATTAAAGACCTAAAAGGCAAGGATGTCGGGATTTCCAAGAATACAATTATCGAATATGTGACAGATAAGATGCTGACAGAGGCTGGGTTAACCTCAGGCGATATTAATAAAGCAATCATTCCCCAGATGCCTGCCCGCTTGGAAATGCTAAAGAATGGCAAGATTGCTGCCGCCACGCTGCCAGAGCCGTTAGCCACTATCGCTGTCAATAACGGTGCTAAGATTCTTAATAGTTCTGACAAACTCGGAGTAAATCCCGGCGTCTTGTTGTTTACCGCCAAGTCGACCAAAGAAAAGAGCAAAGAAATCCAGGCCATGTACCAGGCCTACAATAAAGCAGTTGACTACCTGTCACGTGAACCAGCGGCAAACTATATTGATCTGCTGATTGAAAAAGGCGGCTTCCCGAAGGAAGTAAAGGGCAATATTGTATTGCCTGCTTATACCAAAGCAACAGCGCCTGCACCGAAAGAAATCGAATCAGTGGTAGAGTGGCTGCAGACCAAGCAATTAATCAAAAAAGCCTATACATATCAAGACTTAGTTGACACTGGCTTTGTCCGGTAATCTAATATGATCACAATCAAGAACTTGTCTGTGAGCTATGGATTAGCACCCGAACAATATGAAGCATTGCGGCATATTTCGCTTGAGCTGGCAGGGGGGGAGACCTGTGCCATTGTCGGCCCTTCCGGTTGCGGCAAATCCACCCTGCTACGGGTGTTGGCAGGCATCATTACCGATTTCAGCGGTGCGGTAGCAATTAACGGCCAGCCAATTACGCCCCACCAACAAAGGATTGGCTTCATTCCGCAAAATTACGGCCTGTTACCTTGGAAAAATGTTGCGCAGAATATCCTGCTTGGGGTGAAAATCAAGAGCAGGCAGGCTGCAGATGATACAGAGGCTCTATCAGTCCTGCTGCAGCAACTAGGCCTGAAAGGGCTAGAAAACCGCTATCCGGGTGAATTGAGTGGCGGTCAGCAACAACGGGTTGCCTTAGCCCGTTCCTTTCTTTTAAAGCCTGATTTGCTGCTGATGGATGAGCCATTTTCCGCCCTTGATGCCATCACCCGGGAGGAAATACAGGCTGTATTCCTCAATGCCTGGCGGCAACGTCCGGTTTCTACCGTTCTCGTTACCCACCATGTAGAGGAAGCCGTTTATCTCGGCCGAAAAATCGTGATTCTCACCGGCAGGCCTGGATTCCTTAACACAGTCATCGAAAATCCCTTATTTGGCGTGTCAGACATCCGTTCTAGCCGTGACTTCTTTCAATTGTGTCTTGAGTTGCGGAAGAAGTTGAAGGAGGAGTGGACACTATGACAGCAAAGGGCATCAGGGCATATTTATATGGTTTTGTGATGTTTCTGGTTCTATGGCAGGCTGTCGCCAGCATGCTGAAGCTACCCATTATCCCTTCACCCGCCACTGTCATGCTGACGCTGTCGCAGATCTTCTATTCTCACATCGCTGTTCACAGCCTTTTTAGCCTGTGGCGCATTGCTGCCGGGGTTATCTTGTCAGTCATTATTGGCATCCCCATTGGACTGTGCATGGGCTACTTTAGCCGCTGGGACAAGGCGTTATCGCCGATTATCTACCTCAGCTATCCGATCCCCAAAATTGCTCTGCTTCCAATAATCATGCTACTATTTGGCCTAGGCGACTTGTCAAAAATCTTCATGATCTTCTTGATCATTATCTTTCAAGTCATTGTCGCGGTAAGAGACAGTGTTAAAAGCATCCCCAAAGAAACCTATTATCCCTTGTACTCTCTCGGTGCAGGTTTTGCCGATATACTGCGCGAAATTCTCATCCCGGCTTCACTGCCAAAGTTTCTCACCGCCTTGCGCATTGCCATGGCCACCGCCATATCGGTCCTGTTCTTCACAGAAACCTTTGGCACAGAATATGGAATGGGATTTTTCATTATGGATGCCTGGATGCGGGTGAACTATTTAGAAATGTATTCAGGTATTATTGTCTTAAGCTGTATCGGCCTGATGCTATTTGTTACTATTGATTGGCTGGAAAGAAGGCTCTGCCACTGGCAGTATCGTTGAAATCCCCATAGCGTTTACATGTGCTCGTGCATATGCTATGATATATGGTATAAACGAACTATCTAGCTTAATAGATAACTCGTCAGATCGTCACGACTCAAGTCGGGCGATTGGGCCTTATAGGGCAATGGTTGAAACCATGGGACAGTCTTTTATGATTGTGTCATGGCTTTTTTATATGCCAAGGAGGGAGCAAACATGCCTCAGAACTCCGTAAGACAAGTGAAGAAAGTGCTCTGGCTGATTCTTGCCGCCAATTTGCTTGTCGCGGTAACAAAAATATTCATCGGCAATAGCATTCAAAGCACCAGCATGACGGCAGACGGCTATCATTCTTTAACCGACGGCGTATCGAATGTTGTCGGACTAATTGGTATTGCTTTCGCCGCTAAGCCAGTCGATTCAGACCACCCCTATGGACATAAAAAATTTGAATTCCTTACCGGTCTGTTCATTGGTGGCATGCTGCTAGTGATCACAACTAACATCATACTGGAGGCAATTGCTAAGATCCTCGAGCCTGTTACCCCGCAATTCGGCGCCGACACCATTGCAGCACTGGTCGCAACCCTGGTTATCAATGTTATTGTTAGCGTATATGAATACAGGCAGGGCCAGCGTCTGAACAGTTATATCTTAATTGCAGATTCCTTGCATACGCGAAGTGATATCTATGTTTCGCTGGGAGTATTGCTGACGTTACTCGGCATTAAACTAGGAGCGCCGCCGTTGCTTGACCCGATAGCCTCAATCATTGTCGCCGGCTTTATCGCCCACGCCGCACTCGAAATCATAAAGTCTACCAGCGATATACTAGTAGACAGGGCTGCGGTAGATTTAGTTTTGATTGAAAGTGTCACGATGACCTTTTCGCAAGTGAAGGATGTCCACGGAATACGAAGCCGGGGCAGCGAAAGCGCCCTGTTCATTGATATGCATATCGAAATTGATCCGTTGATGAGCATAGAGGAGGCTCACGAGCTTGTGCATCAGATCGAAGAAAAACTAAAAGAAGAAATTAATCCTACTATTCAGGCGTTGATTCACACTGAACCGTATAAGGGGCTGCCGGGAATAACAAAATAAAAAGAAGCTCGCGCCGTAACGCGAGCTTCTTCTTATTTTACTTCTACCCATCCGGCTGCCATACGCCCGATAGCGATGGCGGCTGTCAAACCAGGGGATTCTATGCCAACCAGGTTGATAAAGCCTGGCAAGCCTTTGTCAGTTTCATGGCGAATGACGAAATCCTTAACCGGATCGGTCGGAGCTTGGATCTTCGGACGGATGCCGGCCATATCTGGCGCCACATCGTCACGTCCAACAAAGGGAAGGTAGAGGCTGGCAGCGGTGTAGAACTCATTTCCGTGATCTGGGTCGACATCGTAATTAATGCCATCAACATAAAACGCGCTGGGGCCAAGACGCGCCCGGCCATCCATGCTCTTGGTGACATGAATACCAAGTCCTTTTAGCGCTTTTAAGGGTGGCGGATAGACCAGATGATTCAATAGTTTTGATTTGGAGGCGGAAATAGAGAAGTACTCACCTTTAACCCAATAGACCTTGTAGCCTTCCTTTTCGACATCAATGCCCAGCCAACCAGACACCACATCAGACCATAGTCCGGCGCAATTAATCAGCCAGTCGCAAGCTAGCTGGTCGGTTTTTCCGTCCGGTCCTCGGTATGTGACGATATATTCCGTCCCAGTGAATTCGACGCCTATGACCTCATGCTTATAGCCGATAAACGCGTTATCGTTGGACTGAATCATTGCTTCAAATTTTGCCATTAATTTGTGGCTGTCAATGATGCCAGTAGATGGTGAG
The genomic region above belongs to Anaerosporomusa subterranea and contains:
- a CDS encoding HD-GYP domain-containing protein is translated as MISHFSLADLHQIVDALTAALDAKNDYTCGHSCRVAGLCQAIAQQLRLSIAEQQSLDIAAHLHDIGKIGIPDSVLLKPGRLTPEEFAIIKTHPVIGFSIVNKVTLLAEVAQIILHHHERMDGQGYPGCLVGDAIPLGSRIIAVCDAFDAMTSNRSYRTCISGEQALAELWRCAGTQFDPNIVTAFSQMLKSSSFASFVAVTN
- a CDS encoding FeoA family protein; its protein translation is MRTTLNQLAPGETGIVAKVRGGGSIQRRIIDMGVVAGTPIEMLKFAPLGDPVEVRVKGFNLSLRKAEAEFIELDIPVKEEHHAIKSDENR
- a CDS encoding FeoA family protein, producing the protein MPLSLMKTGEHCRVSAVQGPADVSRRLTNLGFTAGEPVTVVGKCGSAVIVCVRDCRIALDSGAACCICVSELN
- the feoB gene encoding ferrous iron transport protein B; this translates as MKATHRWTVALAGNPNSGKSTVFNNLTGSSQHVGNYPGVTVEKREGFAGSDNKEFRIVDLPGTYSLTAYSEDEVVARRFIVEEKPDVVANIIDASNLERNLYLTAQLLELEQPTVLVLNMIDVASGRGYSINNKALEEVFASPVVRTVGSRNQGTKEILAACAASAGQQHQSWRIDYGNLESAIEQLSHELTANGEGLRFPVRWLAIKLLENDEEILRLIRDLSAGQTIIHRAAKLRQELQTKNDEDPELTIADRRYQFVGKVLSRILTVQSDKNQTTSDKIDKVLTNRIFGLPIFFALMWLLFNLVFTLAEAPQSWLEDGAAALGTWVGAHMAEGDLRSLLVDGIIGGVGGVIVFLPQILLLFFGIALLEGSGYMARAAFIMDRVLRSVGLHGKSFIPMLLGFGCTVPAVMATRTLENPRDRLVTILVSPFMSCSARLPVYTVLISAFFSKESAGSVLFSIYVLGIVIAVLMARIFRSFLFKGAVEPFVMELPPYHLPTLRSVLIQMWERGVLYLRKAGTIILAVSVLIWFLTNYPSEVQYSKDYDTLITQSQTLFEEQAAKEIAPALQVENIEQHQDFMALLEKAQAIDEDFEKQTAELESDSPEFAAIELAKEEQFAALKAENEKLFSLAERYQELKATAEDEVAALEQEQAAEKLVASYAGRIGQAIEPLVKPLGFDWKISIGLFAGVAAKEVLVSTLGTIYSVGEADETSVALQEALVADPVFSPLVAYTLMVFVLLYSPCFAALAVIRRETNSWKWSLFTMVYTIVVAWVVSFLVYTIGGLLGF
- a CDS encoding porin — encoded protein: MKKAALSSLLTALVITATATTALAAEAADNRTLSVSGEATLQWERVKPKADPDSHTGEQTFILNFSQPLSDNVSAYARFAYRNFGGDNIDDSIHEVDQFGLIYEAPGGTLTLGSQEAELGTLSGLADLTEVGRDNMFRGATWASESEQKNLKLLVGKVDKNLLETNNNKTVTGLEVSKVFGDVTVSGEYLHVSNNPSVNSVYGLGLKTAVDKWEFAFEGLRSSADQAASGMLAGVTYAATEKETISATYRNLKANSVVTGLATYDANTKGIELAWEKSLTDRWSVKLSHEWAKTIDTQNKERIAAIETTYTF
- a CDS encoding HD-GYP domain-containing protein; translated protein: MSHRTIQIDKLIAGMVVSQPVLSGDGQVLLEQGTMLTGDMIRYLRSWRVPLVDVVVPKKNWLEKPVLSEVYTETLEIISQTFEKVRLFHEVPVDECKELVGKYIEIMIDIPGVVNSLHRVKGHSEYTYRHSLNVSIIAGLLGKWLGYKGQELQDIMLAGLLHDVGKAFISKSILDKPAKLTDEEIDIMRRHSLQGYQLIDRSDGVSIAVKLAILQHHERDDGSGYPLGLHCTNISEYGKIIAIADLYDAMTSDRAYRRKLPPFTAVETILGEMYGKLDPQLCLTFTSRLSQHLVGALVELNDGNIARVVMLNDVLASRPVVQMRNGMSIDLERRRDLSIVALLEDEVATGTG